A single window of Hyla sarda isolate aHylSar1 chromosome 2, aHylSar1.hap1, whole genome shotgun sequence DNA harbors:
- the NACA gene encoding nascent polypeptide-associated complex subunit alpha isoform X37, whose amino-acid sequence MPGEATETVPVAEQELHQPQAETVPKVETPPTVGAAGAIESKSPAPENKTTPESPAAPVVESIAPVPKTEFPAPVAPVEPAAAAATKAPVPKTALPAPVAPVEPAAADDSKAPVPKTGPPTPVAPVEPASTEDPENKNKPESPAVPVVESKPSETQAPPAELPALPASDAKAPASKTKLPPPETPKAATKESKPEAQKKKSKSAGPKVPVADSKASAPKLETFPTVVPAEPIAESKAPAPEDKTTSETPAAPVVQSKTPAAPVVESKTPASKTHLPQTDAPPVPVATGKESAQTELPAPVAPVEPSADAKAPETQAPPAELPALPASDAKAPVSKTKLPPPETPKAATKESKTEAQKKKSKSAGPKVPVADSKASAPKLETVPTVVPAEPIAESKAPAPEDKTTSETPAAPVVQSKTPAAPVVESKTPAAPVVESKTPASKTHLPQTDAPPVPVATGKESAQKTELPAPVAPVAPSADAKAPAPENKTTSETPAAPIAESKPSGSGTESDSDDSPPELEQDTQTSTQQAQLAAAAEIDEEPVSKAKQSRSEKKARKAMSKLGLRQVTGVTRVTIRKSKNILFVITKPDVYKSPASDTYIVFGEAKIEDLSQQAQLAAAEKFKVQGEAVSNIQENTQTPTVQEESEEEEVDETGVEVKDIELVMSQANVSRAKAVRALKNNSNDIVNAIMELTM is encoded by the exons TTCCTAAAGTAGAGACCCCTCCCACTGTCGGTGCTGCTGGAGCCATTGAATCAAAATCACCAG CTCCAGAAAACAAAACTACACCTGAAAGTCCTGCAGCGCCTGTAGTGGAGTCCATAGCTCCAG TTCCAAAAACTGAGTTCCCCGCCCCTGTGGCTCCAGTagagcctgctgctgctgctgctactaaggCTCCAG TTCCAAAAACTGCGCTCCCCGCCCCTGTGGCCCCAGTAgagcctgctgctgctgatgattcTAAGGCTCCAG TTCCAAAAACAGGGCCGCCCACCCCTGTGGCTCCAGTAGAGCCTGCTTCTACTGAGGATCCAG aaaacaaaaataaacctgaAAGTCCTGCAGTGCCTGTAGTGGAGTCCAAACCTTCAG AAACACAGGCTCCACCAGCTGAACTTCCTGCGTTGCCTGCTTCTGATGCCAAGGCGCCAG CCTCAAAAACCAAGCTTCCACCCCCTGAGACCCCTAAAGCTGCCACTAAAGAGTCCAAACCTGAAG CACAAAAGAAAAAGTCCAAGTCTGCTGGCCCTAAAGTCCCTGTTGCTGACTCTAAAGCATCAG CTCCTAAACTAGAGACTTTTCCCACTGTGGTCCCTGCTGAGCCCATTGCTGAATCAAAAGCACCAG CCCCAGAAGACAAAACTACATCTGAAACTCCTGCAGCGCCCGTAGTACAGTCCAaaactcctgcagcacccgtagTAGAGTCCAAAACTCCAG CTTCAAAGACACATCTGCCTCAGACTGATGCTCCTCCGGTGCCTGTGGCTACTGGCAAAGAATCAG CTCAAACAGAGCTGCCCGCCCCTGTGGCCCCAGTAGAGCCTTCTGCTGATGCTAAAGCTCCAG AAACACAGGCTCCACCAGCTGAACTTCCTGCGTTGCCTGCTTCTGATGCCAAGGCGCCAG TCTCAAAAACCAAGCTTCCACCCCCTGAGACCCCTAAAGCTGCCACTAAAGAGTCCAAAACTGAAG CACAAAAGAAAAAGTCCAAGTCTGCTGGCCCTAAAGTCCCTGTTGCGGACTCTAAAGCATCAG CTCCTAAACTAGAGACTGTTCCCACTGTGGTCCCTGCTGAGCCCATTGCTGAATCAAAAGCACCAG CCCCAGAAGACAAAACTACATCTGAAACTCCTGCAGCGCCCGTAGTACAGTCCAAAACTCCTGCAGCGCCCGTAGTAGAGTCCAAAACTCCTGCAGCGCCCGTAGTAGAGTCCAAAACTCCAG CTTCAAAGACACATCTGCCTCAGACTGATGCTCCTCCGGTGCCTGTGGCTACTGGCAAAGAATCAG CTCAAAAAACAGAGCTGCCCGCCCCTGTGGCTCCAGTAGCGCCTTCTGCTGATGCTAAGGCTCCAG CACcagaaaataaaactacatctgaAACTCCTGCAGCGCCCATAGCAGAGTCCAAACCTTCAG GGTCTGGGACAGAATCCGACAGTGATGATTCTCCTCCAGAGCTGGAACAGGACACACAAACCTCTACACAGCAGGCACAG ctggcagcagcagcagaaatAGACGAGGAACCTGTCAGCAAAGCAAAACAGAGCAGGAGTGAAAAGAAAGCAAGAAAG GCTATGTCAAAGTTGGGGCTTCGCCAGGTCACCGGAGTTACACGAGTCACTATCCGAAAATCTAAGAACATTTTGTTTGTCATAACAAAGCCAGACGTATACAAGAGCCCAGCATCAGATACCTATATTGTCTTTGGAGAAGCTAAG ATTGAAGATCTCTCACAACAAGCCCAATTGGCTGCTGCAGAAAAGTTCAAGGTACAAGGAGAAGCAGTCTCAAACATACAGGAAAACACACAGACTCCCACAGTACAGGAGGAAAGCGAAGAGGAAGAG gttgatGAGACTGGAGTAGAAGTGAAGGACATTGAACTCGTAATGTCACAAGCTAATGTGTCCAGGGCGAAGGCTGTGCGTGCTCTCAAGAACAACAGCAACGACATTGTAAACGCCATCATG GAGTTGACGATGTGA
- the NACA gene encoding nascent polypeptide-associated complex subunit alpha isoform X22, protein MPGEATETVPVAEQELHQPQAETVPKVETPPTVGAAGAIESKSPAPENKTTPESPAAPVVESIAPVPKTEFPAPVAPVEPAAAAATKAPVPKTALPAPVAPVEPAAADDSKAPVPKTGPPTPVAPVEPASTEDPENKNKPESPAVPVVESKPSETQAPPAELPALPASDAKAPASKTKLPPPETPKAATKESKPEAQKKKSKSAGPKVPVADSKASAPKLETFPTVVPAEPIAESKAPAPEDKTTSETPAAPVVQSKTPAAPVVESKTPAQTELPAPVAPVEPSADAKAPETQAPPAELPALPASDAKAPAPKLETVPTVVPAEPIAESKAPAPEDKTTSETPAAPVVQSKTPAAPVVESKTPAAPVVESKTPASKTHLPQTDAPPVPVATGKESAQKTELPAPVAPVAPSADAKAPAPENKTTSETPAAPIAESKPSAPEKMTDSKRPAVPVVESKAPAFLSGSLVVQADAVVDRALSQPDIESGSAMLATNIQCLVPDKLCAVDVVDAPIGVSEGTVVQDLRFHGAVSPNDWALQETVHKNCSPFEVSSVEVEFTPENILPGTCETPTDEFYPAEEYFAPFPGIFDSKHMLPICVLPLQEAFDTESVILAPAAPSEEAEAPAAPSEEAEAPAAPSEEAEAPAAPSEEAEAPAAPSEEAEAPAAPSEEAEAPAAPSEEAEAPVIEGHLLIETLAAQPVDDSSVVFHNVAPAISFEDVVQSSLLEVIPTEDAAVSEETPPLDSATPLVLEVPAKEEAPTIGPVEGTAAVTEKLLPCSQSVQDTEIKTTEMAFGETLDMIKPINESGQKSEAYSEGLGKDVMLSPEVTLNEGYEDLNQSLSTDSVNENISNEPKHAGSPVSVPESVGSFSVEESARPASLMMICATSLLMSASATPDNSSDLTPSKDLSFSAASNLCSSPILLANKVEKVSQGSAPELDIQSPAKELTPPPAVPSVPLASVSSPLVSKTPASPPAPVVVEEEELPPLIPAEVPTKEVVFQPVTVDLASPKPPVAAPVKEPILKNDKGSGTESDSDDSPPELEQDTQTSTQQAQLAAAAEIDEEPVSKAKQSRSEKKARKAMSKLGLRQVTGVTRVTIRKSKNILFVITKPDVYKSPASDTYIVFGEAKIEDLSQQAQLAAAEKFKVQGEAVSNIQENTQTPTVQEESEEEEVDETGVEVKDIELVMSQANVSRAKAVRALKNNSNDIVNAIMELTM, encoded by the exons TTCCTAAAGTAGAGACCCCTCCCACTGTCGGTGCTGCTGGAGCCATTGAATCAAAATCACCAG CTCCAGAAAACAAAACTACACCTGAAAGTCCTGCAGCGCCTGTAGTGGAGTCCATAGCTCCAG TTCCAAAAACTGAGTTCCCCGCCCCTGTGGCTCCAGTagagcctgctgctgctgctgctactaaggCTCCAG TTCCAAAAACTGCGCTCCCCGCCCCTGTGGCCCCAGTAgagcctgctgctgctgatgattcTAAGGCTCCAG TTCCAAAAACAGGGCCGCCCACCCCTGTGGCTCCAGTAGAGCCTGCTTCTACTGAGGATCCAG aaaacaaaaataaacctgaAAGTCCTGCAGTGCCTGTAGTGGAGTCCAAACCTTCAG AAACACAGGCTCCACCAGCTGAACTTCCTGCGTTGCCTGCTTCTGATGCCAAGGCGCCAG CCTCAAAAACCAAGCTTCCACCCCCTGAGACCCCTAAAGCTGCCACTAAAGAGTCCAAACCTGAAG CACAAAAGAAAAAGTCCAAGTCTGCTGGCCCTAAAGTCCCTGTTGCTGACTCTAAAGCATCAG CTCCTAAACTAGAGACTTTTCCCACTGTGGTCCCTGCTGAGCCCATTGCTGAATCAAAAGCACCAG CCCCAGAAGACAAAACTACATCTGAAACTCCTGCAGCGCCCGTAGTACAGTCCAaaactcctgcagcacccgtagTAGAGTCCAAAACTCCAG CTCAAACAGAGCTGCCCGCCCCTGTGGCCCCAGTAGAGCCTTCTGCTGATGCTAAAGCTCCAG AAACACAGGCTCCACCAGCTGAACTTCCTGCGTTGCCTGCTTCTGATGCCAAGGCGCCAG CTCCTAAACTAGAGACTGTTCCCACTGTGGTCCCTGCTGAGCCCATTGCTGAATCAAAAGCACCAG CCCCAGAAGACAAAACTACATCTGAAACTCCTGCAGCGCCCGTAGTACAGTCCAAAACTCCTGCAGCGCCCGTAGTAGAGTCCAAAACTCCTGCAGCGCCCGTAGTAGAGTCCAAAACTCCAG CTTCAAAGACACATCTGCCTCAGACTGATGCTCCTCCGGTGCCTGTGGCTACTGGCAAAGAATCAG CTCAAAAAACAGAGCTGCCCGCCCCTGTGGCTCCAGTAGCGCCTTCTGCTGATGCTAAGGCTCCAG CACcagaaaataaaactacatctgaAACTCCTGCAGCGCCCATAGCAGAGTCCAAACCTTCAG CTCCAGAAAAGATGACTGATTCTAAAAGGCCTGCAGTGCCTGTTGTGGAGTCGAAAGCTCCAG CTTTTCTTTCTGGCTCACTGGTTGTACAAGCTGATGCTGTAGTTGATAGAGCTCTGAGCCAGCCTGATATAGAAAGTGGCTCCGCAATGCTTGCTACTAACATTCAGTGTTTAGTGCCTGATAAGTTATGTGCTGTAGATGTAGTAGATGCTCCCATTGGTGTTTCTGAAGGGACTGTAGTTCAGGATTTGAGATTCCATGGTGCGGTTTCTCCAAATGACTGGGCACTACAGGAAACGGTGCACAAAAATTGTTCACCATTTGAGGTGTCATCTGTAGAGGTAGAATTCACACCTGAAAATATATTGCCAGGCACTTGTGAAACTCCTACTGATGAGTTTTACCCAGCAGAGGAATATTTTGCTCCATTTCCAGGGATATTTGATTCAAAGCATATGCTACCAATCTGTGTGCTGCCCTTACAGGAAGCATTTGATACAGAATCAGTGATCTTGGCCCCGGCAGCCCCCTCTGAGGAGGCGGAGGCCCCGGCAGCCCCCTCTGAGGAGGCGGAGGCCCCGGCAGCCCCCTCTGAGGAGGCGGAGGCCCCGGCAGCCCCCTCTGAGGAGGCGGAGGCCCCGGCAGCCCCCTCTGAGGAGGCGGAGGCCCCGGCAGCCCCCTCTGAGGAGGCGGAGGCCCCGGCAGCCCCCTCTGAGGAGGCGGAGGCCCCGGTAATAGAGGGCCATTTACTAATAGAGACCCTAGCTGCTCAACCAGTGGACGACTCTTCTGTAGTGTTCCATAATGTGGCTCCAGCTATTTCCTTTGAAGATGTTGTTCAGTCATCTCTACTTGAGGTGATTCCAACAGAAGACGCTGCTGTTTCTGAGGAGACCCCTCCATTAGACAGTGCAACTCCTCTAGTCCTTGAAGTCCCAGCAAAGGAGGAGGCCCCTACCATTGGGCCTGTGGAGGGTACGGCTGCAGTCACTGAGAAATTGCTTCCTTGTTCCCAGTCTGTACAAGATACTGAGATAAAAACCACGGAAATGGCTTTTGGTGAAACATTAGATATGATAAAACCTATTAATGAATCTGGTCAGAAATCTGAGGCCTATTCTGAGGGGCTAGGAAAGGATGTGATGTTATCCCCTGAGGTAACCTTGAATGAGGGGTATGAGGATTTAAATCAATCTCTTTCTACAGACTCTGTAAATGAAAATATATCCAATGAGCCAAAGCACGCTGGCTCTCCAGTTTCTGTGCCTGAAAGTGTTGGGTCATTTTCTGTGGAGGAATCTGCCCGGCCGGCCTCTCTTATGATGATTTGTGCCACTTCCCTTCTTATGTCTGCTTCCGCTACCCCAGATAACAGTAGTGACCTGACCCCTTCTAAAGACCTTTCATTCTCTGCTGCTTCTAATCTCTGTTCTTCTCCTATTCTTCTAGCTAATAAAGTTGAGAAAGTGTCTCAGGGTTCTGCTCCAGAGCTAGATATCCAAAGTCCTGCAAAAGAGCTAACCCCTCCTCCTGCTGTGCCTTCTGTACCTCTTGCTTCTGTTTCTTCACCTCTTGTCTCAAAAACGCCTGCCTCGCCACCTGCCCCTGTTGTTGTTGAAGAGGAGGAATTGCCCCCTCTGATTCCAGCAGAGGTTCCCACTAAGGAAGTGGTGTTTCAGCCGGTCACGGTGGACCTTGCCTCCCCTAAACCACCTGTAGCTGCTCCTGTGAAGGAGCCAATTCTGAAGAACGACAAGG GGTCTGGGACAGAATCCGACAGTGATGATTCTCCTCCAGAGCTGGAACAGGACACACAAACCTCTACACAGCAGGCACAG ctggcagcagcagcagaaatAGACGAGGAACCTGTCAGCAAAGCAAAACAGAGCAGGAGTGAAAAGAAAGCAAGAAAG GCTATGTCAAAGTTGGGGCTTCGCCAGGTCACCGGAGTTACACGAGTCACTATCCGAAAATCTAAGAACATTTTGTTTGTCATAACAAAGCCAGACGTATACAAGAGCCCAGCATCAGATACCTATATTGTCTTTGGAGAAGCTAAG ATTGAAGATCTCTCACAACAAGCCCAATTGGCTGCTGCAGAAAAGTTCAAGGTACAAGGAGAAGCAGTCTCAAACATACAGGAAAACACACAGACTCCCACAGTACAGGAGGAAAGCGAAGAGGAAGAG gttgatGAGACTGGAGTAGAAGTGAAGGACATTGAACTCGTAATGTCACAAGCTAATGTGTCCAGGGCGAAGGCTGTGCGTGCTCTCAAGAACAACAGCAACGACATTGTAAACGCCATCATG GAGTTGACGATGTGA
- the NACA gene encoding nascent polypeptide-associated complex subunit alpha isoform X7 produces MPGEATETVPVAEQELHQPQAETVPKVETPPTVGAAGAIESKSPAPENKTTPESPAAPVVESIAPVPKTEFPAPVAPVEPAAAAATKAPVPKTALPAPVAPVEPAAADDSKAPVPKTGPPTPVAPVEPASTEDPENKNKPESPAVPVVESKPSETQAPPAELPALPASDAKAPASKTKLPPPETPKAATKESKPEAQKKKSKSAGPKVPVADSKASAPKLETFPTVVPAEPIAESKAPAPEDKTTSETPAAPVVQSKTPAAPVVESKTPAQTELPAPVAPVEPSADAKAPETQAPPAELPALPASDAKAPVSKTKLPPPETPKAATKESKTEAQKKKSKSAGPKVPVADSKASAPKLETVPTVVPAEPIAESKAPAPEDKTTSETPAAPVVQSKTPAAPVVESKTPAAPVVESKTPASKTHLPQTDAPPVPVATGKESAQKTELPAPVAPVAPSADAKAPAPENKTTSETPAAPIAESKPSAPEKMTDSKRPAVPVVESKAPAFLSGSLVVQADAVVDRALSQPDIESGSAMLATNIQCLVPDKLCAVDVVDAPIGVSEGTVVQDLRFHGAVSPNDWALQETVHKNCSPFEVSSVEVEFTPENILPGTCETPTDEFYPAEEYFAPFPGIFDSKHMLPICVLPLQEAFDTESVILAPAAPSEEAEAPAAPSEEAEAPAAPSEEAEAPAAPSEEAEAPAAPSEEAEAPAAPSEEAEAPAAPSEEAEAPVIEGHLLIETLAAQPVDDSSVVFHNVAPAISFEDVVQSSLLEVIPTEDAAVSEETPPLDSATPLVLEVPAKEEAPTIGPVEGTAAVTEKLLPCSQSVQDTEIKTTEMAFGETLDMIKPINESGQKSEAYSEGLGKDVMLSPEVTLNEGYEDLNQSLSTDSVNENISNEPKHAGSPVSVPESVGSFSVEESARPASLMMICATSLLMSASATPDNSSDLTPSKDLSFSAASNLCSSPILLANKVEKVSQGSAPELDIQSPAKELTPPPAVPSVPLASVSSPLVSKTPASPPAPVVVEEEELPPLIPAEVPTKEVVFQPVTVDLASPKPPVAAPVKEPILKNDKGSGTESDSDDSPPELEQDTQTSTQQAQLAAAAEIDEEPVSKAKQSRSEKKARKAMSKLGLRQVTGVTRVTIRKSKNILFVITKPDVYKSPASDTYIVFGEAKIEDLSQQAQLAAAEKFKVQGEAVSNIQENTQTPTVQEESEEEEVDETGVEVKDIELVMSQANVSRAKAVRALKNNSNDIVNAIMELTM; encoded by the exons TTCCTAAAGTAGAGACCCCTCCCACTGTCGGTGCTGCTGGAGCCATTGAATCAAAATCACCAG CTCCAGAAAACAAAACTACACCTGAAAGTCCTGCAGCGCCTGTAGTGGAGTCCATAGCTCCAG TTCCAAAAACTGAGTTCCCCGCCCCTGTGGCTCCAGTagagcctgctgctgctgctgctactaaggCTCCAG TTCCAAAAACTGCGCTCCCCGCCCCTGTGGCCCCAGTAgagcctgctgctgctgatgattcTAAGGCTCCAG TTCCAAAAACAGGGCCGCCCACCCCTGTGGCTCCAGTAGAGCCTGCTTCTACTGAGGATCCAG aaaacaaaaataaacctgaAAGTCCTGCAGTGCCTGTAGTGGAGTCCAAACCTTCAG AAACACAGGCTCCACCAGCTGAACTTCCTGCGTTGCCTGCTTCTGATGCCAAGGCGCCAG CCTCAAAAACCAAGCTTCCACCCCCTGAGACCCCTAAAGCTGCCACTAAAGAGTCCAAACCTGAAG CACAAAAGAAAAAGTCCAAGTCTGCTGGCCCTAAAGTCCCTGTTGCTGACTCTAAAGCATCAG CTCCTAAACTAGAGACTTTTCCCACTGTGGTCCCTGCTGAGCCCATTGCTGAATCAAAAGCACCAG CCCCAGAAGACAAAACTACATCTGAAACTCCTGCAGCGCCCGTAGTACAGTCCAaaactcctgcagcacccgtagTAGAGTCCAAAACTCCAG CTCAAACAGAGCTGCCCGCCCCTGTGGCCCCAGTAGAGCCTTCTGCTGATGCTAAAGCTCCAG AAACACAGGCTCCACCAGCTGAACTTCCTGCGTTGCCTGCTTCTGATGCCAAGGCGCCAG TCTCAAAAACCAAGCTTCCACCCCCTGAGACCCCTAAAGCTGCCACTAAAGAGTCCAAAACTGAAG CACAAAAGAAAAAGTCCAAGTCTGCTGGCCCTAAAGTCCCTGTTGCGGACTCTAAAGCATCAG CTCCTAAACTAGAGACTGTTCCCACTGTGGTCCCTGCTGAGCCCATTGCTGAATCAAAAGCACCAG CCCCAGAAGACAAAACTACATCTGAAACTCCTGCAGCGCCCGTAGTACAGTCCAAAACTCCTGCAGCGCCCGTAGTAGAGTCCAAAACTCCTGCAGCGCCCGTAGTAGAGTCCAAAACTCCAG CTTCAAAGACACATCTGCCTCAGACTGATGCTCCTCCGGTGCCTGTGGCTACTGGCAAAGAATCAG CTCAAAAAACAGAGCTGCCCGCCCCTGTGGCTCCAGTAGCGCCTTCTGCTGATGCTAAGGCTCCAG CACcagaaaataaaactacatctgaAACTCCTGCAGCGCCCATAGCAGAGTCCAAACCTTCAG CTCCAGAAAAGATGACTGATTCTAAAAGGCCTGCAGTGCCTGTTGTGGAGTCGAAAGCTCCAG CTTTTCTTTCTGGCTCACTGGTTGTACAAGCTGATGCTGTAGTTGATAGAGCTCTGAGCCAGCCTGATATAGAAAGTGGCTCCGCAATGCTTGCTACTAACATTCAGTGTTTAGTGCCTGATAAGTTATGTGCTGTAGATGTAGTAGATGCTCCCATTGGTGTTTCTGAAGGGACTGTAGTTCAGGATTTGAGATTCCATGGTGCGGTTTCTCCAAATGACTGGGCACTACAGGAAACGGTGCACAAAAATTGTTCACCATTTGAGGTGTCATCTGTAGAGGTAGAATTCACACCTGAAAATATATTGCCAGGCACTTGTGAAACTCCTACTGATGAGTTTTACCCAGCAGAGGAATATTTTGCTCCATTTCCAGGGATATTTGATTCAAAGCATATGCTACCAATCTGTGTGCTGCCCTTACAGGAAGCATTTGATACAGAATCAGTGATCTTGGCCCCGGCAGCCCCCTCTGAGGAGGCGGAGGCCCCGGCAGCCCCCTCTGAGGAGGCGGAGGCCCCGGCAGCCCCCTCTGAGGAGGCGGAGGCCCCGGCAGCCCCCTCTGAGGAGGCGGAGGCCCCGGCAGCCCCCTCTGAGGAGGCGGAGGCCCCGGCAGCCCCCTCTGAGGAGGCGGAGGCCCCGGCAGCCCCCTCTGAGGAGGCGGAGGCCCCGGTAATAGAGGGCCATTTACTAATAGAGACCCTAGCTGCTCAACCAGTGGACGACTCTTCTGTAGTGTTCCATAATGTGGCTCCAGCTATTTCCTTTGAAGATGTTGTTCAGTCATCTCTACTTGAGGTGATTCCAACAGAAGACGCTGCTGTTTCTGAGGAGACCCCTCCATTAGACAGTGCAACTCCTCTAGTCCTTGAAGTCCCAGCAAAGGAGGAGGCCCCTACCATTGGGCCTGTGGAGGGTACGGCTGCAGTCACTGAGAAATTGCTTCCTTGTTCCCAGTCTGTACAAGATACTGAGATAAAAACCACGGAAATGGCTTTTGGTGAAACATTAGATATGATAAAACCTATTAATGAATCTGGTCAGAAATCTGAGGCCTATTCTGAGGGGCTAGGAAAGGATGTGATGTTATCCCCTGAGGTAACCTTGAATGAGGGGTATGAGGATTTAAATCAATCTCTTTCTACAGACTCTGTAAATGAAAATATATCCAATGAGCCAAAGCACGCTGGCTCTCCAGTTTCTGTGCCTGAAAGTGTTGGGTCATTTTCTGTGGAGGAATCTGCCCGGCCGGCCTCTCTTATGATGATTTGTGCCACTTCCCTTCTTATGTCTGCTTCCGCTACCCCAGATAACAGTAGTGACCTGACCCCTTCTAAAGACCTTTCATTCTCTGCTGCTTCTAATCTCTGTTCTTCTCCTATTCTTCTAGCTAATAAAGTTGAGAAAGTGTCTCAGGGTTCTGCTCCAGAGCTAGATATCCAAAGTCCTGCAAAAGAGCTAACCCCTCCTCCTGCTGTGCCTTCTGTACCTCTTGCTTCTGTTTCTTCACCTCTTGTCTCAAAAACGCCTGCCTCGCCACCTGCCCCTGTTGTTGTTGAAGAGGAGGAATTGCCCCCTCTGATTCCAGCAGAGGTTCCCACTAAGGAAGTGGTGTTTCAGCCGGTCACGGTGGACCTTGCCTCCCCTAAACCACCTGTAGCTGCTCCTGTGAAGGAGCCAATTCTGAAGAACGACAAGG GGTCTGGGACAGAATCCGACAGTGATGATTCTCCTCCAGAGCTGGAACAGGACACACAAACCTCTACACAGCAGGCACAG ctggcagcagcagcagaaatAGACGAGGAACCTGTCAGCAAAGCAAAACAGAGCAGGAGTGAAAAGAAAGCAAGAAAG GCTATGTCAAAGTTGGGGCTTCGCCAGGTCACCGGAGTTACACGAGTCACTATCCGAAAATCTAAGAACATTTTGTTTGTCATAACAAAGCCAGACGTATACAAGAGCCCAGCATCAGATACCTATATTGTCTTTGGAGAAGCTAAG ATTGAAGATCTCTCACAACAAGCCCAATTGGCTGCTGCAGAAAAGTTCAAGGTACAAGGAGAAGCAGTCTCAAACATACAGGAAAACACACAGACTCCCACAGTACAGGAGGAAAGCGAAGAGGAAGAG gttgatGAGACTGGAGTAGAAGTGAAGGACATTGAACTCGTAATGTCACAAGCTAATGTGTCCAGGGCGAAGGCTGTGCGTGCTCTCAAGAACAACAGCAACGACATTGTAAACGCCATCATG GAGTTGACGATGTGA